The DNA sequence CGATTCACCCAGCTGGGATAACTGGAAGAAGCGTTATGGGCCGGAAACACTGAACACTGCCAGGGGGCTTCACTTCAGTGATGAAACGCACGCTTTACAGGCTGCCGTAGCAGGGCACGGTGCTGTTATCGCCAGCAGCCTGCTGGTGGGTGATTTTATTCAGAGAGGGGTATTGGTTGCGCCTTATGACTGCACGCTGCCGGGCGCAAATTATTATCTGGTTACGCTGGAAGAGGCGGCCAATCGTCCTGAAATCATTGCGCTGCGGGAATGGATTCAGAGTGCGCTAAAGGTAACACCATCATAAATACGCATTTAAAGCCAGGTAATCGCATCCTGGAAAGATAGCAGAGCAGGACATTGGTTTTCACCAGGCTTAAGTTCCAGTAAGCCGGACCCAAAGCGACCGTCTAAGGGAGCAGGCGGTCGCCCGGATATTTTGCCAATAATAACTGTCGGGCAGATTACTCAACCCGCCTCCCGGCCTGGTCAATGACTCTTTCGCCATCTTCTTTAGTGAAAGAGCCTTTCTGACCATCAGGTAAAATATCCAGTACCGCTTCCGAGGGGCGACAAAGGCGCGTCCCTGACGGCGTAACGACGACAGGACGGTTAATCAGGATCGGATACTTGTGCATAAAGTCGACCAATTGCGCATCAGAGAAATTGTCTTTATCAAGACCCAGTTGCTCGTATGGTTCTACGTTCTTTCGTAGTAACGCACGTGCCGTAATTCCCATATCTGAAATAAGCTTTCTAAGCTCCTCGCGGCTCGGTGGCGTCTCGAGATAATAAATGATGGTCGGTTCGTTACCGCTGTTGCGAATCATTTCCAGCGCGTTACGGGAAGTGCCGCAGGCCGGATTGTGATAGATGGTAATGTTGCTCATATTAGTTCTCATTACAAAATGGCAGAGAGCCGCCACGCCAGCGCGGCCAGCGTAACAAACAGCACGGGCAGGGTCATGATAATGCCGGTGCGGAAGTAATATCCCCAGGTGATGGTCATATTTTTCTGCGCCAGCACATGTAGCCAAAGCAGGGTGGCCAGACTGCCAATCGGGGTGATTTTCGGGCCCAAATCGCAGCCAATTACATTGGCATAAATCATCGCCTCTTTTACGACACCGGTCGCCGCACTTCCGTCAATCGACAAGGCGCCAATCAGCACCGTCGGCATATTGTTCATTACCGACGACAGGAAAGCCGTCAGTAAGCCGGTACCAAACGTAGCAGCCCATAATCCCTTATCAGCCAGCATATTCAGGACGCCAGACAGATACTCTGTGAGCCCCGCGTTGCGCAGGCCATACACGACCAGGTACATACCGAGTGAGAAAATCACAATCTGCCAGGGCGCACCGCGCAGCACTTTCCCGGTATTGATGACATGGCTTCTCTTCGCTACTACCAACAATACCGCTGCGCCAGCGGCTGCTATCGCGCTGACTGGGATCCCCATCGGCTCCAGGACAAAGAATCCGGCCAGAAGCAGCAGCAGAATAATCCATCCCGCTCTGAACGTCGCTGGATCCCTAATGGCAATCGCCGGCTTCTTCAGGAGTGAAACGTCATATGTTGCCGGGATATCCCTGCGGAAAAAAAGATGCAGTACGATAAGCGTGGCTGTGATGGCTGCCAGATCTACAGGGACCATAACGAAGGCGTATTGCGTAAAGCCCAGGGCGAAGAAATCGGCAGAGACGATATTGACCAGATTAGAGACAATCAGCGGCAGACTGGCGATATCGGCGATAAATCCAGCGGCCATCACAAAGGCCAGCGTCGTGCCTTTGCTGAACCCCAGCGCAAGCAGCATCGCTATCACAATCGGGGTCAGGATCAGGGCCGCACCATCGTTGGCAAAAAGCGCAGCAACCGCTGCACCCAGCAATATTATCCAGGTAAATAGCATCCTGCCGCTGCCGCTCCCCCAGCGCGAGACGTGCAACGCCGCCCACTCAAAGAACCCGGATTCATCGAGCAGCAGGCTAATGATGATTACTGCGATAAACGCCGCTGTCGCATTCCAGACGATATTCCAGACAACGGGGATATCATCAATATGGATGACTCCCACGACCAGAGCCAGCACGGCTCCGATACTTGCGCTCCAGCCGATACTAAGTCCTCCGGGCTGCCAGATAACCAGTACCAGCGTCAGTAAAAAGATCCCCCCGGCCAGCAGCATTTCAGACTCCTTTATATATGATTGAAGATATATATTCTTGTTATCAGCAGGAAGAACTGGTCGATTTCATCAGCCATTCA is a window from the Klebsiella oxytoca genome containing:
- a CDS encoding arsenic transporter, whose translation is MLLAGGIFLLTLVLVIWQPGGLSIGWSASIGAVLALVVGVIHIDDIPVVWNIVWNATAAFIAVIIISLLLDESGFFEWAALHVSRWGSGSGRMLFTWIILLGAAVAALFANDGAALILTPIVIAMLLALGFSKGTTLAFVMAAGFIADIASLPLIVSNLVNIVSADFFALGFTQYAFVMVPVDLAAITATLIVLHLFFRRDIPATYDVSLLKKPAIAIRDPATFRAGWIILLLLLAGFFVLEPMGIPVSAIAAAGAAVLLVVAKRSHVINTGKVLRGAPWQIVIFSLGMYLVVYGLRNAGLTEYLSGVLNMLADKGLWAATFGTGLLTAFLSSVMNNMPTVLIGALSIDGSAATGVVKEAMIYANVIGCDLGPKITPIGSLATLLWLHVLAQKNMTITWGYYFRTGIIMTLPVLFVTLAALAWRLSAIL
- the arsC gene encoding glutaredoxin-dependent arsenate reductase translates to MSNITIYHNPACGTSRNALEMIRNSGNEPTIIYYLETPPSREELRKLISDMGITARALLRKNVEPYEQLGLDKDNFSDAQLVDFMHKYPILINRPVVVTPSGTRLCRPSEAVLDILPDGQKGSFTKEDGERVIDQAGRRVE